One genomic segment of Ancylobacter sp. IITR112 includes these proteins:
- a CDS encoding molybdopterin-dependent oxidoreductase, whose amino-acid sequence MNQHISPTRTGFSACPHDCPSTCALEIEVEDGRIGRVRGARGNSYTAGVICAKVARYAERANHPDRLTRPLRRIGAKGEGRFAPIPWDEALDEIAHRFAEAEGRHGPETVWPYYYAGTMGLVMRDGINRLTRAKGYSRFFSSICVNPAWSGFLAGTGRLAGPDPREMAKSDFVVIWGTNPVSTQINVMTHAIRARKERGAKIAVVDVYRSPTMEQADIPILIRPGTDGALACAVMHVLFRDGLADRAYLADFADDPAGLEAHLQTRTPEWAEAITGLPAAEIVAFAHAIGRTRKTFIRAGYGFTRSRNGAVAMHAVSCIPTVTGAWQHEGGGAFHSNSAIYGWNKTMVEGLDIATEARELDQSRIGAILTGDAEALLGGPPVTAMLIQNTNPVSVAPDQAAVRRGFARDDLFVAVHEQFMTETAAMADIVLPATMFTEHDDLYQGGGNQYVILGPKLVEPPGECRTNHAVIVALAERLGASHPGFEMSPREHVDWLLQAKGRGTVEELEEKRFLDIQPDFDTAHYVKGFNWPDGKFRLRPDWARSRYPAPGKFGPYEDMPEWPDHWAVIEEATEDYPFRLVTAPARSFLNSSFTETEGSIAREKRPELLIHPEDAAGLGISEGDLLDVASARGAVRLHARLFDGLRRRVVVAESIWPNRAHEGGRGINSLTGADPVAPAGGAALHDNRVRIGKA is encoded by the coding sequence ATGAATCAGCACATCTCGCCGACCCGTACCGGCTTTTCCGCCTGCCCGCATGACTGCCCTTCCACCTGCGCGCTGGAGATCGAGGTCGAGGACGGCCGCATCGGCCGCGTGCGCGGCGCGCGCGGCAACAGCTATACCGCTGGCGTCATCTGCGCCAAGGTCGCGCGCTATGCCGAGCGGGCGAACCATCCCGACCGGCTGACCCGTCCGCTGCGCCGCATCGGGGCCAAGGGGGAGGGGCGCTTCGCCCCGATTCCCTGGGACGAGGCGCTGGACGAGATCGCCCACCGCTTCGCCGAGGCCGAGGGGCGCCACGGGCCGGAGACGGTATGGCCCTATTACTATGCCGGCACGATGGGGCTGGTGATGCGCGACGGCATCAACCGGCTGACCCGCGCCAAGGGCTATTCGCGCTTCTTCTCCTCCATCTGCGTCAACCCGGCCTGGAGCGGCTTCCTCGCCGGCACCGGCAGGCTCGCCGGGCCGGACCCGCGCGAAATGGCCAAGAGCGATTTCGTGGTGATCTGGGGCACCAACCCGGTCTCCACCCAGATCAATGTGATGACCCACGCCATCCGCGCCCGCAAGGAACGCGGGGCCAAGATCGCGGTGGTCGATGTCTATCGCTCGCCCACCATGGAGCAGGCGGATATCCCGATCCTGATCCGCCCCGGCACCGATGGCGCGCTGGCCTGCGCGGTGATGCATGTGCTGTTCCGCGACGGGCTGGCCGACCGCGCCTATCTCGCCGACTTCGCCGACGACCCGGCCGGGCTGGAGGCGCATCTCCAAACGCGCACGCCGGAATGGGCCGAGGCCATCACCGGCCTGCCGGCGGCGGAGATCGTCGCTTTCGCCCACGCCATCGGCCGCACCAGGAAGACCTTCATCCGCGCCGGCTATGGCTTCACCCGCTCGCGCAATGGCGCGGTGGCGATGCATGCGGTGAGCTGCATTCCCACGGTTACGGGGGCCTGGCAGCATGAGGGCGGTGGCGCCTTCCATTCCAACAGCGCGATCTATGGCTGGAACAAGACCATGGTGGAGGGGCTCGACATCGCGACCGAGGCGCGCGAACTCGACCAGTCGCGCATCGGCGCCATCCTCACCGGCGATGCCGAGGCCTTGCTCGGCGGGCCGCCGGTGACCGCCATGCTGATCCAGAACACCAACCCGGTCTCGGTCGCGCCCGACCAGGCGGCGGTGCGGCGGGGTTTCGCCCGCGACGACCTGTTCGTCGCCGTGCATGAGCAGTTCATGACCGAGACGGCCGCCATGGCCGACATCGTGCTGCCGGCCACCATGTTCACCGAGCATGACGACCTCTATCAGGGCGGCGGCAATCAATATGTCATTCTCGGCCCCAAGCTGGTGGAGCCGCCGGGCGAGTGCCGCACCAACCACGCGGTGATCGTCGCGCTGGCCGAGCGGCTCGGCGCGTCGCATCCCGGTTTCGAGATGAGCCCGCGCGAACATGTCGACTGGCTCTTGCAGGCCAAGGGGCGCGGCACGGTGGAGGAACTGGAGGAAAAACGCTTCCTCGACATTCAGCCGGATTTCGACACCGCGCATTATGTGAAGGGCTTCAACTGGCCGGACGGCAAATTCCGGCTGAGGCCGGACTGGGCCCGCTCGCGCTATCCCGCGCCGGGCAAGTTCGGGCCCTATGAGGACATGCCGGAATGGCCCGACCATTGGGCGGTGATCGAGGAGGCGACGGAGGACTATCCGTTCCGCCTCGTCACCGCGCCGGCGCGTTCCTTCCTCAACTCCAGCTTCACCGAGACCGAGGGCTCGATTGCCCGCGAGAAGCGGCCGGAACTGTTGATCCACCCCGAGGACGCCGCCGGGCTCGGCATAAGCGAGGGCGACCTGCTCGATGTCGCCAGCGCGCGCGGCGCGGTGCGTCTGCATGCGCGCCTGTTCGACGGGCTGCGGCGCCGCGTTGTGGTGGCGGAATCGATCTGGCCCAACCGCGCGCATGAGGGCGGGCGCGGCATCAACAGCCTCACCGGCGCCGACCCCGTCGCCCCGGCCGGCGGCGCGGCGCTGCATGACAACAGGGTGCGGATCGGCAAGGCGTGA
- a CDS encoding TerC family protein → MDFSSPIFWVALLQIIWIDLLLSGDNAVVIALACRSLPEKQRKWGILLGAGAAVGLRIIFALVVSYMLGVPFLKVVGGLLLFWIAIKLVLDEGGEGHHVEGADSLWKAVRTIAIADAVMSLDNVVAIAAAARGHAELFIFGLLLTIPLIIFGSQLILKLISRFPILIWFGAALLGWIAGEMLVGDKVVLEAMQGWAPWLVETIADPEDPVGLKASAVPHYLAAVVGAVFVVSFGWIVKSRRREVTAH, encoded by the coding sequence ATGGATTTCTCAAGCCCGATCTTCTGGGTGGCCTTGCTCCAGATCATCTGGATCGACCTGCTGCTCTCCGGCGACAACGCGGTGGTGATCGCGCTCGCCTGCCGCTCGCTGCCGGAAAAGCAGCGCAAATGGGGCATCCTGCTCGGCGCCGGCGCGGCGGTGGGCCTGCGCATCATCTTCGCGCTGGTGGTCTCCTATATGCTCGGCGTGCCCTTCCTGAAGGTGGTGGGCGGCCTGCTGCTGTTCTGGATCGCCATCAAGCTGGTGCTCGACGAGGGCGGCGAGGGCCACCATGTGGAGGGCGCCGACAGCCTGTGGAAGGCGGTGCGCACCATCGCCATCGCCGACGCGGTGATGAGCCTCGACAATGTGGTGGCGATCGCCGCCGCTGCGCGCGGCCACGCCGAACTGTTCATCTTCGGCCTGCTGCTCACCATCCCGCTGATCATTTTCGGCTCGCAGCTCATCCTCAAGCTGATCTCGCGCTTCCCGATCCTCATTTGGTTCGGCGCGGCGCTGCTCGGCTGGATCGCCGGCGAGATGCTGGTGGGCGACAAGGTGGTGCTGGAGGCGATGCAGGGCTGGGCGCCGTGGCTGGTCGAGACCATCGCCGATCCGGAAGACCCGGTCGGGCTGAAGGCTTCCGCCGTGCCGCATTATCTCGCGGCCGTGGTCGGCGCGGTGTTCGTCGTCTCGTTCGGCTGGATCGTCAAGAGCCGCCGCCGCGAGGTGACCGCGCACTGA
- a CDS encoding TerC family protein, giving the protein MSYLEPLFWLALLKIIWINVLLSGDNAVVIAMACRSLPDKMRRTGMILGAGVAVGMRIVFTAIIAVLLGLPWLRIVGSLALMYIAVDLVLPEEGEEGGVAAHDNLWRAVGTIAVADLVMSLDNVVAIAAVADGNWTLIIIGLVISIPMIIAGAALIMGLLARFPFLVWAGAALLGWVAGEMFVSDVKVLDYFGEAVVHHYEYAAAAAGAVIVLATGWAISRFKGGAHAAGPHGS; this is encoded by the coding sequence ATGAGCTATCTTGAGCCGCTTTTCTGGCTGGCACTTCTCAAAATCATCTGGATCAACGTCCTGCTCTCGGGCGACAACGCGGTGGTCATCGCCATGGCCTGCCGCTCGCTTCCCGACAAGATGCGCCGCACCGGCATGATCCTGGGCGCCGGCGTTGCCGTCGGCATGCGCATCGTGTTCACCGCCATCATCGCCGTGCTGCTCGGCCTGCCCTGGCTGCGCATCGTCGGTTCGCTGGCGCTGATGTACATCGCCGTTGATCTCGTGCTGCCGGAAGAGGGCGAAGAGGGCGGCGTCGCCGCGCATGACAATCTGTGGCGCGCCGTCGGCACCATCGCCGTCGCCGACCTGGTGATGAGCCTCGACAATGTCGTCGCCATCGCCGCCGTGGCGGATGGCAACTGGACGCTGATCATCATCGGTCTCGTCATCTCCATCCCGATGATCATTGCCGGCGCGGCGCTGATCATGGGCCTGCTGGCGCGTTTCCCCTTCCTGGTGTGGGCCGGCGCGGCGCTGCTGGGCTGGGTGGCCGGCGAGATGTTCGTCTCCGACGTGAAGGTGCTGGACTATTTCGGCGAGGCCGTTGTCCACCACTATGAATATGCCGCCGCCGCCGCCGGCGCGGTGATCGTGCTGGCCACCGGCTGGGCGATCTCCCGCTTCAAGGGCGGCGCCCACGCCGCGGGCCCGCACGGCTCGTGA